The proteins below come from a single Zea mays cultivar B73 chromosome 8, Zm-B73-REFERENCE-NAM-5.0, whole genome shotgun sequence genomic window:
- the LOC103636440 gene encoding zinc finger MYM-type protein 1-like — translation MKRKFKTIDCFFQRDNPRVTPVESPNLTNVQDSDPINLHTEATELNQQETLATTFERDPGKRVQILRLPFDQQDEARRFYISEDPYQVILDEYPLNDASHARRFQSNWFKQFSWLEYSPHTDRAYCLPCFLFSKKPIGKYGLDTFTVKGFNNWKKVNEGKECAFLKHMANSGSAHNYSVGCFNNLKNSMAHIGKVMVKENEKLVAEARLRLTTTINSIRWLTFQGCPFRGHDESQNSLNQGNFLEMVKLLASYNKEVKGVVLENAPRNSKYTSSDVQKEILSIVARKVQKLIREEIGSSKFCIMVDEARDESKKEQMTIVIRFVNKEGLIKERFLDLVHVKDTTALTLKNSICAVLTANRLSIEDIRGQGYDGASNMRGEWNGLKALILNECPYAYYIHCMAHQLQLALVATSREVQEVHNFFQHATFIINVVSSSTKRNDELLAAQAEEIAHELNWESLTLDKVQIR, via the exons ATGAAGAGAAAATTCAAGACAATTGATTGTTTTTTCCAACGTGATAATCCTAGAGTTACTCCTGTCGAAAGTCCTAACCTAACCAATGTGCAAGATTCAGATCCAATTAATTTGCATACTGAGGCAACTGAGCTAAATCAACAAGAGACTTTAGCCACGACATTTGAGAGAGACCCAGGTAAACGTGTTCAAATTTTGAGGCTACCTTTTGATCAACAAGATGAAGCTCGGAGATTTTATATATCTGAGGACCCATATCAAGTTATATTAGATGAGTACCCATTGAATGATGCATCTCATGCTCGTCGGTTCCAGAGCAATTGGTTTAAACAATTTAGTTGGCTAGAGTATTCACCTCATACAGATCGTGCTTATTGTCTCCCATGTTTTCTTTTTTCAAAGAAACCAATTGGAAAGTATGGATTAGATACATTCACAGTCAAGGGGTTTAACAATTGGAAAAAGGTTAATGAAGGAAAGGAATGTGCTTTTCTAAAACACATGGCAAATTCTGGTTCTGCCCATAACTATTCTGTTGGCTGTTTCAATAATCTGAAAAATAGTATGGCTCATATTGGCAAGGTGATGGTtaaagaaaatgagaaattagtTGCAGAAGCAAGACTAAGGCTTACGACTACCATCAATTCCATTAG GTGGCTAACATTTCAAGGTTGTCCATTTAGAGGCCATGATGAATCTCAGAATTCATTAAATCAAGGTAATTTTCTTGAAATGGTCAAGCTTTTGGCTTCATATAACAAGGAGGTGAAAGGAGTTGTGTTAGAAAATGCTCCAAGAAATTCCAAATACACTTCATCTGATGTCCAGAAGGAAATTCTAAGCATTGTTGCACGGAAAGTGCAAAAATTAATAAGAGAAGAAATTGGCAGTAGCAAGTTTTGCATCATGGTTGATGAAGCTCGAGATGAATCTAAAAAGGAGCAAATGACAATAGTCATCCGTTTTGTCAACAAAGAAGGACTTATCAAGGAACGTTTTCTTGACCTCGTTCATGTGAAGGATACTACTGCATTGACTCTTAAGAACTCAATTTGTGCTGTCTTAACTGCTAATAGGTTGAGTATAGAAGACATCAGAGGCCAAGGTTATGATGGTGCAAGTAATATGAGAGGGGAATGGAATGGATTGAAGGCTCTAATTCTAAACGAGTGTCCATATGCATATTACATTCATTGCATGGCTCATCAACTGCAATTGGCTCTAGTGGCAACATCAAGGGAAGTGCAAGAGGTACACAACTTCTTTCAGCATGCAACTTTCATCATAAATGTTGTTAGTTCATCTACTAAGCGCAATGATGAGTTACTAGCTGCACAAGCTGAAGAAATAGCTCATGAATTGAATTGGGAGAGCTTGACACTAGACAAGGTGCAAATCAGGTGA